TGGATGATTTCGCGTGCTTTTTCTCCGCTCTTGCTTCCGATAAAGATTTCAACCCATGCGTAGGCGTCAATTACGGTCTTCACCGCGATCCTCCTCTGAGAAAGCTTTTATTTTTCCTTTGTCCACGCCGAAGGCGTCGTTGAGCCGCCCTTTGCGTTGTTGCGCGGCAAACACTCGTATGGTTTCGTCAAGAGTCTGTGTATGCAGCTTTCGTTGTAGCCTTTCCAGCATTCTAAGCGTATTCCTTGAGACTCTTACGGTTGTGGTTTTGCTCATAGCCTTCACAACACTTGTATATAATATACAAGTATATAAATATATCACGTGTTTACGTCAACACGTGAAACGCGGAAGTCCCAGACTTCCAAAACAACAATACAAGCTATAGCGCAACACTGCCCCACGAAGCTTATAAAGCATCAATCAAAAATCAACTAAGCCAAATTCACCCGTTATCACAAAAAACCCAGAACACACTTCATAAAAGCCGAGAGGATGCAGGCTTTTGCCGAACAGAGAGAAGAGTAGCCAAAACCGAAACCCATAGCTCAATTATCAAATTAAAACCATTAATGTTGCTACAACCGAACGGAAAAACGTTAACATCTATTAAAAAC
The nucleotide sequence above comes from Candidatus Bathyarchaeota archaeon. Encoded proteins:
- a CDS encoding VapB-type antitoxin — encoded protein: MSKTTTVRVSRNTLRMLERLQRKLHTQTLDETIRVFAAQQRKGRLNDAFGVDKGKIKAFSEEDRGEDRN